In Burkholderia sp. HI2500, one DNA window encodes the following:
- the tssC gene encoding type VI secretion system contractile sheath large subunit, with protein MNQQTAAAQASGADYAAGTSLLDDIVEKSKVAKSDSEHARAKDLIGELVHQVLDGTVIVSDNLSATIDARVAELDRLISTQLSAVMHAPEFQRLESTWRGMDYLVKESNTGQTIKIKALHAPKRDLVRDFKGASEFDQSALFKKVYEEEFGTFGGSPFGALIGDYEISRQPEDMYFIEQMSHVAAAAHAPFIASASPELLGLESFSDLGKPRDLGKVFDTVEYAKWKSFRDAEDSRYVGLTLPRFLGRLPFNPKDGQTAENFNFVEDVDGTDHDKYLWCNAAWAFAARLTAAFDDFGWCAAIRGVEGGGLVEDLPTHTFKTDDGEVALKCPTEIAITDRREKELSDLGFIPLVHCKNSDYAAFFAAQSVQKPKKYSTDSANANAVLSAQLQYIFSVSRVAHYLKAMMRDKIGSFASAQNVETFLNRWISQYVLLDDNASQEQKAQFPLREASIQVSEIPGKPGSYRSVAFLRPHFQLDELSISLRLVADLPKPANS; from the coding sequence ATGAACCAGCAAACGGCTGCGGCCCAAGCGAGCGGCGCGGACTACGCCGCCGGGACCTCGCTGCTCGACGACATCGTCGAGAAGAGCAAGGTCGCGAAATCCGATTCCGAGCATGCGCGTGCGAAGGACCTGATCGGCGAACTCGTGCACCAGGTGCTCGACGGCACGGTGATCGTGTCGGACAACCTGTCGGCCACGATCGACGCGCGCGTCGCGGAACTGGACCGCCTGATTTCCACGCAGCTTTCCGCAGTGATGCACGCGCCGGAATTCCAGCGCCTCGAAAGCACGTGGCGCGGGATGGACTACCTGGTCAAGGAAAGCAACACCGGCCAGACGATCAAGATCAAGGCGCTGCACGCGCCGAAGCGCGACCTCGTGCGCGATTTCAAGGGCGCGAGCGAGTTCGACCAGAGCGCGCTGTTCAAGAAGGTCTACGAAGAAGAATTCGGCACGTTCGGCGGCTCGCCGTTCGGTGCGCTGATCGGCGATTACGAGATCTCGCGCCAGCCGGAAGACATGTACTTCATCGAGCAGATGTCGCACGTCGCGGCGGCCGCGCATGCGCCGTTCATCGCGTCGGCATCGCCCGAGCTGCTCGGCCTCGAGTCGTTCTCCGACCTCGGCAAGCCGCGCGACCTGGGCAAGGTGTTCGATACGGTCGAATATGCGAAGTGGAAGTCGTTCCGCGACGCCGAAGATTCGCGCTACGTCGGCCTGACGCTGCCGCGCTTCCTCGGCCGCCTGCCGTTCAATCCGAAGGACGGCCAGACCGCGGAGAACTTCAACTTCGTCGAGGACGTCGACGGCACCGACCACGACAAGTACCTGTGGTGCAACGCCGCGTGGGCGTTCGCTGCGCGCCTGACGGCCGCATTCGACGACTTCGGCTGGTGCGCGGCGATCCGCGGCGTCGAAGGCGGCGGCCTCGTCGAGGACCTGCCGACCCACACGTTCAAGACCGACGACGGTGAAGTCGCGCTGAAGTGCCCGACCGAAATCGCGATCACCGATCGCCGCGAGAAGGAGCTGAGCGACCTCGGCTTCATCCCGCTCGTCCATTGCAAGAACTCAGATTACGCCGCGTTCTTCGCTGCGCAGTCGGTGCAGAAACCCAAGAAATACAGCACCGACAGCGCGAATGCGAACGCCGTCCTGTCCGCCCAGCTTCAGTACATCTTCTCGGTATCGCGCGTCGCGCACTACCTGAAGGCGATGATGCGGGACAAGATCGGCAGCTTCGCATCGGCGCAGAACGTGGAGACTTTCCTCAACCGGTGGATTTCGCAATACGTCCTGCTCGACGACAACGCCTCGCAGGAACAGAAAGCGCAATTTCCGCTGCGCGAGGCATCCATACAAGTGTCGGAGATTCCGGGCAAGCCGGGCTCGTATCGTTCGGTCGCGTTCCTGCGCCCGCACTTTCAGCTCGACGAACTCTCGATTTCTCTGCGACTTGTCGCTGATCTGCCCAAACCGGCAAATTCATAA
- a CDS encoding Hcp family type VI secretion system effector, whose protein sequence is MLHMHLQFGSPAVKGESADKDHQGWIELKSWDHSIVQPRSATASTAGGHTMTRCEHGDMIFTKEIDSSSPLLYQHASGGTTFDEVTVHFSRADGEGKRVQYLEVKLKYVIISSIAPSVREEGLPLETFSLKYAAVQWKQTQQKIGGNQGGNTQGAWSLTKNDKTYAV, encoded by the coding sequence ATGTTACATATGCACTTGCAGTTTGGTAGTCCCGCGGTGAAGGGCGAATCCGCGGACAAGGACCACCAGGGCTGGATCGAGCTGAAATCGTGGGATCACTCGATCGTTCAGCCGCGTTCGGCAACCGCATCGACCGCTGGCGGTCACACGATGACGCGTTGCGAACACGGCGACATGATCTTCACGAAGGAAATCGATTCGTCGAGCCCGCTGCTGTACCAACACGCTTCGGGCGGCACCACGTTCGACGAGGTGACGGTCCATTTCTCGCGCGCTGACGGTGAAGGCAAGCGCGTGCAGTATCTGGAAGTCAAGCTCAAGTACGTGATCATCTCGAGCATCGCCCCGAGCGTTCGCGAAGAAGGTCTGCCGCTCGAGACGTTCTCGCTGAAGTACGCAGCTGTGCAGTGGAAGCAAACCCAGCAGAAGATCGGCGGCAACCAGGGCGGCAACACGCAGGGCGCCTGGAGTCTGACGAAGAACGACAAGACCTACGCGGTCTAA
- the tssE gene encoding type VI secretion system baseplate subunit TssE — protein MKRFEPSFLDKLFDDEPHLPASAAMRQLSLDELKNTVARDVEAILNTRIAHTENELATLPECQKSVLTYGLNDFAGLSLASHYDRAFICKSIQQAIARHEPRLQQVQVTFELNEQATNALYFAIQALLVVHPAEEPVSFDAMLQPSTLQYSVTRARAARMQ, from the coding sequence ATGAAACGATTCGAACCCAGTTTTCTCGACAAGCTGTTCGACGACGAACCGCACCTGCCGGCCTCGGCAGCGATGCGGCAATTGTCGCTGGACGAGCTCAAGAACACGGTCGCCCGCGACGTCGAGGCGATCCTCAACACCCGTATCGCCCACACCGAGAACGAGCTGGCCACGCTGCCGGAGTGCCAGAAGTCGGTGCTGACCTACGGGCTGAACGATTTCGCGGGGCTGAGCCTGGCGAGTCACTACGATCGCGCGTTCATCTGCAAGTCGATCCAGCAGGCCATCGCACGCCACGAGCCGCGCCTGCAGCAGGTGCAGGTGACGTTCGAGCTGAACGAGCAGGCCACCAACGCGCTTTACTTCGCGATCCAGGCGCTGCTCGTCGTGCACCCGGCCGAGGAGCCGGTGAGTTTCGACGCGATGCTGCAGCCTTCGACGCTGCAGTATTCGGTCACGCGCGCACGCGCCGCAAGAATGCAGTAA
- the tssF gene encoding type VI secretion system baseplate subunit TssF, which yields MEELLPYYERELSFLRRYSRDFAERYPKIAARLALSGEHCEDPHVERMIESFALLGARINKKLDDDYPEFTEALLEVLYPHYLRPFPSCSIAQFTPASPGQQTEPVVIDRGTELKSRPIRGVQCRFRTAYDVTLAPIRISEARYTPVALAPSATVLPSNATGVISITFESLAAQLDLGALKLPTLRAHLHGEQSFVAALTDCLFVNVLGAYVEPERNGRWTALRKLPIAHAGFDEDDALIDYPAKSHPAYRLLTEYFAFPDKFDFVDFDIAAIARASGRCQRATLHLVLQDVRSDSHVARLLELLTASHFRLFCTPIVNLFRQHGEPIRITHRAVSYPVIAEARRAFAYEVYSIDSVKLVRQQAHEESVIEFRPFYSLHHGESARIGHYWFARRNDWVAQKSPGYETEISIVDIDFEPTSPQTDTLSLDLTCTNRDLPAMLAFGLEGGDLFQEGGAQTSGISLLRRPTQSVRFERGRAAHWRLVSHLALNHVSLVAHGLAPLKEMLTLYDLRRTAVSMRQIDGLAGIEQRGAVQWLPGKPFATFVRGIEIRLTIDEEHFVGASLASFVRVLDSFFGLYVHLNSFVQLVVVSKRTGEEIIRCKPRTGESILA from the coding sequence ATGGAAGAATTGCTGCCGTATTACGAGCGCGAATTATCGTTTTTGCGGCGCTATTCGCGAGATTTCGCCGAACGCTATCCGAAGATCGCGGCGCGGCTCGCGCTGTCCGGCGAGCATTGCGAGGATCCGCACGTCGAGCGGATGATCGAGTCGTTCGCGCTGCTCGGCGCGCGCATCAACAAGAAGCTCGACGACGATTACCCGGAATTCACCGAAGCGCTGCTGGAAGTGCTGTATCCGCACTACCTGCGGCCGTTCCCGTCGTGCTCGATCGCGCAGTTCACGCCGGCGTCGCCCGGCCAGCAGACCGAACCGGTCGTGATCGATCGCGGCACCGAGCTGAAGAGCCGCCCGATCCGCGGCGTGCAGTGCCGGTTCCGTACCGCCTATGACGTGACGCTCGCGCCGATCCGCATCTCGGAAGCCCGCTACACGCCGGTCGCGCTCGCGCCGAGCGCGACGGTGCTGCCGTCGAACGCGACGGGCGTGATCTCGATCACGTTCGAATCGCTCGCCGCGCAGCTCGATCTCGGCGCGCTGAAGCTGCCGACGCTGCGCGCGCACCTGCACGGCGAACAGTCGTTCGTCGCCGCGCTGACCGACTGCCTGTTCGTCAACGTGCTCGGCGCGTATGTCGAGCCCGAACGCAACGGCCGCTGGACCGCGCTGCGCAAGCTGCCGATCGCGCATGCCGGCTTCGACGAGGACGACGCGCTGATCGACTACCCGGCGAAATCGCATCCCGCGTATCGCCTGCTCACCGAATACTTCGCATTCCCCGACAAGTTCGATTTCGTCGACTTCGACATCGCGGCGATCGCGCGCGCGAGCGGCCGCTGCCAGCGCGCGACGCTGCATCTCGTGCTGCAGGACGTGCGCAGCGATTCGCATGTCGCGCGGCTGCTCGAACTGTTGACGGCGAGCCACTTCCGGCTGTTCTGCACGCCGATCGTCAACCTGTTCCGCCAGCACGGCGAACCGATCCGCATCACGCACCGCGCGGTGTCCTACCCGGTGATCGCCGAGGCGCGGCGCGCGTTCGCGTACGAGGTGTATTCGATCGATTCGGTGAAGCTCGTCAGGCAACAGGCGCACGAGGAATCGGTGATCGAGTTCCGGCCGTTCTATTCGCTGCATCACGGCGAATCGGCGCGGATCGGCCATTACTGGTTCGCGCGCCGCAACGACTGGGTCGCGCAGAAGAGCCCCGGCTACGAAACCGAGATCTCGATCGTCGACATCGATTTCGAGCCGACGTCGCCGCAGACCGACACGCTGAGCCTCGACCTCACCTGCACGAACCGCGACCTGCCGGCGATGCTCGCGTTCGGGCTCGAAGGCGGCGACCTGTTCCAGGAAGGCGGTGCGCAGACGAGCGGCATTTCACTGCTGCGCCGCCCGACGCAGAGCGTGCGCTTCGAGCGCGGCCGCGCCGCGCACTGGCGGCTCGTGTCGCATCTCGCGCTCAATCATGTGTCGCTGGTCGCGCACGGCCTCGCGCCGCTGAAGGAAATGCTGACGCTGTACGACCTGCGGCGCACCGCCGTGTCGATGCGCCAGATCGACGGCCTGGCCGGCATCGAGCAGCGCGGCGCCGTGCAGTGGCTGCCCGGCAAGCCGTTCGCGACCTTCGTGCGCGGCATCGAGATCCGCCTGACGATCGACGAGGAACACTTCGTCGGCGCGAGCCTGGCCTCGTTCGTGCGTGTGCTCGACAGCTTCTTCGGGCTGTACGTGCACCTCAACAGTTTCGTTCAACTAGTCGTCGTGTCGAAGCGCACCGGCGAGGAGATCATCCGATGCAAGCCCCGGACCGGCGAATCGATCCTGGCGTAG
- the tssG gene encoding type VI secretion system baseplate subunit TssG: MQAPDRRIDPGVVDALLDEPHRFEFFQAVRVLEGLFARQASDAPGAWRQGDVVAQRIEFRNTLSLGFPPSEIEGARSFDDDGTHLDTGEARGAALAAGELGHVELTPAFFGLLGGQGALPLHYTEQIVAREHLKRDHAARAFFDVFSNRATALFYAAWKKYRLPFHYELDRDERYLPLLLAIAGVPSDEVRDSLAAGVGGVLDEAVAGYALAARHRPMSAAYLQRTLSDYFRVPVKIDQFVGKWYDVPPDQLSVLGEVNAVLGATALVGERVWQRDMRARIVVGPLSKRDYEAFLPGGAHAIALERMLTLLAGVTLEYEVKLVLKRTEVGASVLGAGSRLGWDAFLCTRDAVEDRSDARYELHVIH, from the coding sequence ATGCAAGCCCCGGACCGGCGAATCGATCCTGGCGTAGTCGACGCGCTGCTCGACGAACCGCACCGCTTCGAGTTCTTCCAGGCGGTGCGCGTGCTCGAAGGGCTGTTCGCGCGGCAGGCGTCGGACGCGCCCGGCGCGTGGCGGCAGGGCGACGTGGTCGCGCAGCGCATCGAATTCCGCAACACGCTGTCGCTCGGCTTTCCGCCGAGCGAGATCGAAGGCGCGCGTTCGTTCGACGACGACGGCACCCACCTCGACACGGGCGAGGCGCGCGGCGCCGCGCTCGCGGCCGGTGAGCTCGGCCACGTCGAGCTGACGCCCGCGTTCTTCGGGCTGCTCGGCGGGCAGGGCGCGCTGCCGCTGCATTACACCGAGCAGATCGTCGCGCGCGAGCACCTGAAGCGCGATCATGCGGCGCGTGCCTTCTTCGACGTGTTCTCGAACCGCGCGACCGCGCTGTTCTATGCCGCGTGGAAGAAATACCGGCTGCCGTTCCACTACGAACTCGACCGTGACGAGCGCTATCTGCCGCTGCTGCTCGCGATCGCGGGCGTGCCGAGCGACGAGGTGCGCGACAGTCTCGCGGCCGGCGTGGGCGGCGTGCTCGACGAGGCCGTGGCCGGCTATGCGCTCGCCGCGCGGCACCGGCCGATGTCGGCCGCCTACCTGCAGCGCACGCTGTCCGACTACTTCCGCGTGCCGGTGAAGATCGACCAGTTCGTCGGCAAGTGGTACGACGTGCCGCCCGACCAGCTGAGCGTGCTCGGCGAAGTCAACGCGGTGCTCGGCGCGACGGCGCTCGTCGGCGAACGCGTGTGGCAGCGCGACATGCGCGCGCGGATAGTCGTCGGCCCGCTGTCCAAGCGCGACTACGAGGCGTTCCTGCCCGGCGGCGCGCACGCCATCGCACTGGAGCGGATGCTGACGCTGCTTGCCGGCGTCACGCTCGAATACGAGGTGAAGCTCGTGCTCAAGCGCACCGAGGTCGGTGCGAGCGTGCTCGGCGCGGGCTCGCGGCTCGGCTGGGACGCGTTCCTCTGCACGCGCGACGCGGTCGAGGACCGCTCCGACGCCCGCTACGAACTGCACGTGATTCACTGA
- the tssH gene encoding type VI secretion system ATPase TssH, whose product MSTPLKTLITKLNPLCRHATERAASACLARGHYEVDLEHLFLALLDEATGDLPLALRASRVDPHALHADLERELTRLKTGNTRTPVFSVHLIALFEQAWLIASLDSQLGRIRSGHLLLALLTAPDLAQFAQRMSSQFAEMNVTDLKHKFDEIMAGSSEAEPRQADDEGSDVAPAADGLAPAAGPSKTPALDTYTTNLTQRARDGKIDPVIGREAEIRQAIDILMRRRQNNPIMTGEAGVGKTAVVEGLALRIAADDVPPPLRGVALHVLDMGLLQAGASVKGEFENRLKSVIDEVKKSAHPIILFIDEAHTIIGAGGQAGQNDAANLLKPALARGELRTIAATTWSEYKKYFEKDAALARRFQVVKVEEPSEPLAAAMLRGMSGLMEKHFNVRILDDAITEAVRLSHRYISGRQLPDKAISVLDTACAKVALAHSATPAAIDDTKKRIERIDAEIASLEREAAGGASHDERLGELRGTRDTALEQLAKDEARYEAERVIVAEITELREALDKARGPSEDGQPVDVQATRDKLAERVAALHALQGGEPMVPLQVDGHVVAEIVAAWTGIPLGRMVKDEIDTVMNLQPLLAARVIGQDHALEAIAQRVRTATASLEDPNKPRGVFMFVGPSGVGKTETALALADILYGGERKMVTINMSEYQEAHSVSGLKGSPPGYVGYGEGGVLTEAVRRNPYSVVLLDEVEKAHPDVLEMFFQVFDKGAMDDAEGREIDFRNTLIILTSNVGSSAVMQACLNKPAEELPDPDALAETLRPQLYKTFKPAFLGRMKVVPYYPISDDVLAEIIELKLERIRRRIEANHKAAFEWDESLVEAVLARCTEVDSGARNVDHILNGTLLPEIAGHVLGRIADGEAIARIAVRADEAGEFTYAVE is encoded by the coding sequence ATGAGCACGCCTCTGAAGACCCTGATCACGAAACTGAACCCGCTGTGCCGCCACGCGACCGAGCGTGCGGCGAGCGCGTGCCTGGCGCGCGGCCACTACGAGGTCGATCTCGAGCACCTGTTCCTCGCGTTGCTCGACGAAGCGACGGGCGACCTGCCGCTCGCCCTGCGCGCGAGCCGCGTCGATCCGCACGCGCTGCACGCCGATCTCGAGCGCGAACTGACGCGCCTGAAGACGGGCAACACGCGCACGCCGGTGTTCTCCGTGCACCTGATCGCGCTGTTCGAACAGGCCTGGCTGATCGCGTCGCTCGACTCGCAGCTCGGCCGCATCCGTTCGGGGCACCTGCTGCTCGCGCTGCTGACCGCGCCCGATCTCGCGCAATTCGCGCAGCGGATGTCGTCGCAGTTCGCGGAAATGAACGTGACGGACCTGAAGCACAAGTTCGACGAGATCATGGCCGGCTCGAGCGAAGCCGAGCCGCGTCAGGCGGACGACGAAGGCAGCGACGTCGCGCCGGCCGCCGACGGCCTGGCGCCTGCGGCCGGCCCGTCGAAGACGCCCGCGCTCGACACGTACACGACCAACCTCACGCAGCGCGCACGCGACGGCAAGATCGACCCGGTGATCGGCCGCGAAGCCGAGATCCGCCAGGCGATCGACATCCTGATGCGCCGCCGCCAGAACAACCCGATCATGACCGGCGAGGCCGGCGTCGGCAAAACGGCGGTCGTCGAGGGGCTCGCGCTGCGCATCGCGGCCGACGACGTGCCTCCGCCGCTGCGTGGCGTCGCGCTGCACGTGCTCGACATGGGGCTGCTGCAGGCCGGCGCGAGCGTGAAGGGCGAGTTCGAGAACCGCCTGAAGAGCGTGATCGACGAGGTGAAGAAGAGCGCGCATCCGATCATCCTGTTCATCGACGAGGCGCACACGATCATCGGCGCGGGCGGCCAGGCCGGCCAGAACGACGCGGCGAACCTGCTGAAGCCGGCGCTCGCGCGCGGCGAGCTGCGCACGATCGCCGCGACGACGTGGAGCGAATACAAGAAGTACTTCGAGAAGGACGCGGCGCTCGCGCGGCGCTTCCAGGTCGTGAAGGTCGAGGAGCCGAGCGAGCCGCTCGCGGCCGCGATGCTGCGCGGGATGTCCGGCCTGATGGAGAAGCACTTCAACGTGCGGATCCTCGACGACGCGATCACCGAGGCCGTGCGCCTGTCGCATCGCTACATCAGCGGCCGCCAGCTGCCGGACAAGGCGATCAGCGTGCTCGACACCGCGTGCGCGAAGGTCGCGCTCGCGCACAGCGCGACGCCGGCGGCGATCGACGACACGAAGAAGCGCATCGAGCGCATCGACGCGGAGATCGCGTCGCTGGAGCGCGAGGCAGCGGGCGGCGCATCGCACGACGAGCGGCTCGGCGAGCTGCGCGGCACGCGCGATACGGCGCTCGAGCAACTGGCGAAGGACGAAGCGCGCTATGAAGCCGAGCGCGTGATCGTCGCCGAGATCACCGAACTGCGCGAAGCGCTCGACAAGGCACGCGGCCCGTCGGAAGACGGCCAGCCGGTCGACGTGCAGGCCACCCGCGACAAGCTCGCCGAACGCGTCGCGGCGCTGCACGCGCTGCAGGGCGGCGAGCCGATGGTGCCGCTGCAGGTCGACGGCCACGTGGTGGCCGAGATCGTCGCCGCGTGGACGGGCATTCCGCTCGGCCGGATGGTGAAGGACGAGATCGACACCGTGATGAACCTGCAGCCGCTGCTCGCCGCGCGCGTGATCGGCCAGGATCACGCGCTGGAAGCGATCGCGCAGCGCGTGCGCACCGCCACCGCGAGCCTCGAGGATCCGAACAAGCCGCGCGGCGTGTTCATGTTCGTCGGGCCGTCGGGCGTCGGCAAGACCGAGACGGCGCTCGCGCTGGCCGACATCCTGTACGGCGGCGAGCGCAAGATGGTCACGATCAACATGAGCGAGTACCAGGAAGCACACAGCGTGTCGGGCCTGAAAGGCTCGCCGCCGGGCTACGTCGGCTACGGCGAAGGCGGCGTGCTGACCGAGGCCGTGCGCCGCAACCCGTATTCCGTCGTGCTGCTCGACGAGGTCGAGAAGGCGCACCCGGACGTGCTCGAGATGTTCTTCCAGGTGTTCGACAAGGGCGCGATGGACGATGCGGAAGGGCGCGAGATCGACTTCCGCAACACGCTGATCATCCTGACGTCGAACGTCGGTTCATCCGCGGTGATGCAGGCGTGCCTGAACAAGCCGGCGGAGGAATTGCCCGATCCGGACGCGCTCGCCGAGACGCTGCGCCCGCAGCTGTACAAGACCTTCAAGCCCGCGTTCCTCGGGCGGATGAAGGTCGTGCCGTACTACCCGATTTCCGACGACGTGCTGGCCGAGATCATCGAGCTGAAGCTCGAGCGGATCCGCCGCCGGATCGAGGCGAACCACAAGGCCGCGTTCGAATGGGACGAGTCGCTCGTCGAGGCGGTGCTCGCGCGCTGCACCGAGGTCGATTCGGGCGCCCGCAACGTCGACCACATCCTGAACGGCACGCTGCTGCCGGAGATCGCGGGCCACGTGCTCGGCCGGATCGCCGACGGCGAGGCCATCGCGCGCATCGCGGTGCGCGCGGACGAGGCCGGCGAATTCACGTACGCCGTCGAATGA
- the tssA gene encoding type VI secretion system protein TssA, with translation MPINLPELLTPISDASPSGDDLLFSNEFDAIQDARRYDDPTLDQGEWVTEIKEADWGFVVDHAGELLRTRTKDLRLAVWLTEALALEDGITGLTEGYALLEGLCRDFWDTVHPLPEDDDTEHRLGNVAWLSGRTAELLRAVPMTDGASNAFSTLDWEVAQHVAQAIKRDPEHADDIARGKPSIEQIDSSRRVTSIAFYTALLANLKAFEFALDAFEERLVERAGDSAPSFRQARDAFETVYRLAERFAREQGYTGSAPHTPAAQQAQPERIEPVFGNPIQTEETHVQPQPVPRAPVTQMIAGIQNRAQAVDQLRAVARYFRQTEPHSPVAYLADKAAEWADMPLHKWLESVVKDDGSLSHIRELLGVRPDEQA, from the coding sequence ATGCCGATCAATCTCCCCGAGCTGCTGACGCCGATCAGCGATGCGTCGCCCAGCGGCGACGACCTGCTGTTTTCGAACGAATTCGACGCGATCCAGGATGCGCGGCGCTACGACGATCCGACGCTCGACCAGGGCGAGTGGGTGACCGAGATCAAGGAGGCCGACTGGGGCTTCGTGGTCGACCATGCGGGCGAGCTGCTGCGCACGCGCACGAAGGACCTGCGGCTCGCCGTGTGGCTGACCGAGGCGCTCGCGCTCGAGGACGGCATCACCGGCCTCACCGAAGGCTATGCGCTGCTCGAGGGCCTGTGCCGCGACTTCTGGGACACCGTGCATCCGTTGCCGGAAGACGACGACACCGAGCACCGGCTCGGCAACGTCGCGTGGCTGTCCGGCCGCACGGCCGAGCTGCTGCGCGCGGTGCCGATGACGGACGGCGCGTCGAACGCGTTCAGCACGCTCGACTGGGAAGTGGCGCAGCACGTCGCGCAGGCCATCAAGCGCGACCCCGAACACGCGGACGACATCGCGCGCGGCAAGCCGTCGATCGAGCAGATCGATTCGTCGCGGCGCGTGACGTCGATCGCGTTCTACACCGCGTTGCTCGCGAACCTGAAGGCGTTCGAGTTCGCGCTCGACGCGTTCGAGGAGCGCCTCGTCGAGCGCGCGGGCGATTCGGCGCCGAGCTTCCGGCAGGCGCGCGACGCGTTCGAGACCGTGTACCGGCTCGCCGAGCGCTTTGCGCGCGAGCAGGGCTATACGGGCAGCGCGCCGCACACGCCCGCGGCGCAGCAGGCGCAGCCCGAGCGTATCGAGCCGGTGTTCGGCAACCCGATCCAGACGGAGGAGACTCACGTGCAGCCGCAGCCCGTTCCGCGCGCCCCGGTGACGCAGATGATCGCCGGCATCCAGAACCGTGCGCAGGCCGTCGACCAGTTGCGCGCGGTCGCCCGCTATTTCCGCCAGACCGAGCCGCACAGCCCGGTCGCGTATCTCGCCGACAAGGCCGCCGAATGGGCCGACATGCCGCTGCACAAGTGGCTCGAGAGCGTCGTGAAGGACGATGGCTCGCTGTCGCATATTCGTGAGTTGCTGGGCGTGCGGCCGGACGAGCAGGCGTGA